A single genomic interval of Fructobacillus americanaquae harbors:
- the rpoC gene encoding DNA-directed RNA polymerase subunit beta' encodes MAIDVNKFESMQIGLASPDQIHDWSHGEVKKPETINYRTLKPEKDGLFDERIFGPTKDYECACGKYKRIRYKGIVCDRCGVEVTSAKVRRERMGHIELAAPVTHIWYFKGIPSRMGLVLDMSPRSLEEVIYFASYVVVDPGDAPVEKKQLLTEREYRDYKKEFGANFKAGMGAEAVKELLASVDLAGEADALKHELQEATGQKRVRAVRRLDIIEAFLQSDNKPEWMVMDVIPVIPPDLRPMVQLEGGRFATSDLNDLYRRVINRNNRLKRLFDLHAPGIIVQNEKRMLQEAVDALMDNGRRGRPVSGPGNRPLKSLSHMLKGKQGRFRQNLLGKRVDYSGRSVIDVGPFLKMNQMGLPRPMAIELFRPFIMRELTKRGLAGNVKSAKRKIDKADEDVMDVLEDVIKEHPVLLNRAPTLHRLGIQAFEPVLVSGKAMRLHPLICEAYNADFDGDQMAIHVPLSDEAQAEARLLMLAAGHILAPKDGKPIVAPSQDMVIGNYYLTTEEAGREGEGMIFSSIDEARIAFANKLVHYQTRVGIQTSSFSEKKPFTDDQRSKIMVTSVGKLIFNEILPVEFPFINEPSDDNFQGVSDDFFMEPGENIHEFLADREIIKPFKKGFLSDIIAEVYKRYKVTETSLLLDRMKDLGYDISTQSGLTVAMTDVTELADKPKILADAHAEVEQVTKQFRRGLITDSERYQRVIDIWSKAKDVIQDELMATFDTRNPIYMMQDSGARGNISNFVQLAGMRGLMAGPGGKIIELPVTSNFRDGLTVMEMFISTHGARKGMSDTALKTANSGYLTRRLVDVAQDVIVREYDNGSDRGVAVKAIVDGSSVVEPLYDRILGRYAMKTVFDPETGEKIVARNEMIDEDAAKKIDAAGIEEVTIRSVFTSTTEHGVSVLDYGRNLATGEEVEVGEAVGTVAAQSIGEPGTQLTMRNFHTGGVAGGNDITQGLPRVQEIVEARIPKGRAEISEVTGKVTTIEENPAERTKEVTIEGETDTRTYTLPLAARMRFGEGDMINRGDAINEGPIDPKELLAVTDTLTAESYMLSEIQKVYRLQGIEVSDKHIEVMIRQMLRKVRVMDPGQTDLLPGTLMDIADFKRANEPALFAGKVPATARPVLLGITKAALETNSFLSAASFQETTRVLTDAAIRGKNDPLVGLKENVIIGKIIPAGTGMAEYRKIKPEVVGEVVDQPEEKDIQSLDQVAQTIDGQD; translated from the coding sequence ATGGCAATCGATGTTAATAAATTCGAGAGTATGCAAATCGGTCTGGCCTCACCTGATCAAATCCATGACTGGTCTCATGGGGAAGTCAAGAAGCCAGAAACGATTAACTATCGTACTCTTAAGCCTGAAAAAGATGGTTTGTTCGATGAACGAATCTTTGGCCCAACAAAGGATTACGAATGTGCTTGTGGAAAGTATAAGCGGATCCGTTATAAGGGAATCGTTTGTGACCGCTGTGGTGTTGAAGTTACTTCTGCCAAGGTTCGTCGTGAACGCATGGGTCACATTGAATTAGCTGCCCCAGTTACCCACATCTGGTACTTCAAGGGAATTCCATCACGAATGGGATTGGTCTTGGACATGTCACCACGATCATTGGAAGAAGTGATCTATTTTGCTTCTTATGTCGTTGTTGACCCAGGGGATGCTCCTGTTGAAAAGAAGCAATTGCTTACTGAACGTGAGTACCGTGATTACAAGAAGGAATTCGGTGCAAACTTTAAGGCTGGCATGGGTGCTGAAGCTGTCAAGGAATTGTTGGCCAGTGTTGATTTGGCCGGTGAAGCTGATGCCTTGAAGCATGAATTACAAGAAGCAACAGGCCAAAAGCGTGTGCGCGCGGTTCGTCGTTTGGACATTATTGAAGCCTTCTTGCAATCAGACAACAAGCCAGAGTGGATGGTGATGGATGTTATCCCGGTTATCCCACCTGACTTGCGTCCGATGGTTCAATTGGAAGGTGGCCGTTTTGCCACATCTGATTTGAACGATTTGTATCGTCGTGTTATCAACCGTAACAACCGTTTGAAGCGTTTGTTTGACTTGCATGCTCCAGGAATCATTGTTCAAAATGAAAAGCGGATGTTGCAAGAAGCTGTTGATGCCTTGATGGATAACGGTCGTCGTGGCCGTCCCGTTTCAGGTCCTGGTAACCGTCCTTTGAAGTCTTTGTCTCACATGTTGAAGGGAAAGCAAGGCCGGTTCCGTCAGAACTTGTTGGGTAAGCGTGTTGATTACTCAGGCCGTTCTGTTATCGATGTTGGTCCGTTCTTGAAGATGAACCAAATGGGATTGCCACGTCCAATGGCAATTGAATTGTTCCGTCCATTTATCATGCGCGAATTGACAAAGCGTGGCCTTGCTGGCAACGTTAAATCAGCTAAGCGTAAGATTGATAAGGCCGACGAAGACGTCATGGACGTTTTGGAAGACGTTATCAAGGAACACCCAGTGCTTTTGAACCGAGCACCGACATTGCACCGTCTTGGAATTCAGGCCTTTGAACCGGTTTTGGTTTCAGGAAAGGCGATGCGTTTGCACCCATTGATCTGTGAAGCGTATAATGCCGACTTCGATGGTGATCAGATGGCCATTCACGTGCCTTTGTCTGATGAAGCGCAAGCGGAAGCCCGGTTGTTGATGTTGGCTGCTGGCCACATCTTGGCACCCAAGGACGGAAAGCCAATCGTTGCTCCTTCACAGGATATGGTGATTGGTAACTATTACTTGACGACTGAAGAAGCTGGTCGTGAAGGTGAAGGCATGATTTTCTCATCGATTGATGAAGCTCGGATTGCTTTTGCTAACAAGCTAGTGCACTACCAAACTCGTGTTGGTATTCAAACTTCTTCATTTTCAGAAAAGAAGCCATTTACTGATGACCAACGGTCAAAGATCATGGTCACCTCAGTTGGTAAATTGATTTTCAATGAAATCTTGCCAGTTGAATTCCCATTCATCAATGAACCATCTGATGATAATTTCCAGGGAGTTTCCGATGACTTCTTTATGGAACCAGGGGAAAACATTCACGAATTTTTAGCTGACCGTGAAATCATTAAGCCATTCAAGAAGGGCTTCTTGTCTGATATCATCGCTGAAGTCTACAAGCGTTACAAGGTGACGGAAACGTCATTGCTTTTGGATCGCATGAAGGACTTGGGCTATGACATTTCAACGCAATCTGGTTTGACGGTTGCGATGACCGATGTAACTGAATTGGCTGACAAGCCAAAGATTTTGGCTGATGCACACGCCGAAGTTGAACAAGTAACGAAGCAATTCCGTCGTGGTTTGATTACAGATTCAGAACGTTACCAACGTGTTATTGATATCTGGTCAAAGGCTAAGGATGTTATCCAAGACGAATTGATGGCTACTTTCGACACTCGTAACCCAATCTACATGATGCAGGATTCAGGTGCTCGTGGTAACATCTCGAACTTCGTTCAGTTGGCTGGAATGCGTGGTTTGATGGCCGGGCCTGGTGGTAAGATTATCGAATTGCCAGTTACCTCAAACTTCCGTGATGGTTTGACTGTGATGGAAATGTTTATCTCAACCCACGGTGCTCGTAAGGGTATGTCTGATACGGCCTTGAAGACGGCCAACTCAGGTTACTTGACTCGTCGTTTGGTTGATGTTGCTCAGGACGTTATTGTTCGTGAATACGACAACGGTTCTGATCGTGGTGTGGCTGTTAAGGCAATCGTTGATGGTAGCTCAGTGGTTGAACCATTGTACGACCGAATTCTTGGTCGCTATGCTATGAAGACTGTCTTTGACCCAGAAACTGGTGAAAAGATTGTTGCTCGCAACGAAATGATTGATGAAGACGCCGCTAAGAAGATTGATGCTGCCGGTATTGAAGAAGTCACGATTCGCTCTGTCTTTACATCAACGACGGAACACGGCGTTTCTGTCTTGGATTATGGCCGGAACTTGGCTACTGGTGAAGAAGTCGAAGTTGGTGAAGCCGTTGGTACTGTTGCCGCTCAATCAATCGGAGAACCTGGTACGCAGTTGACCATGCGTAACTTCCACACGGGTGGTGTTGCCGGTGGAAACGATATTACACAAGGTTTGCCTCGTGTGCAGGAAATTGTTGAAGCTCGTATTCCTAAGGGACGTGCTGAAATTTCTGAAGTAACTGGTAAGGTTACCACGATTGAGGAAAACCCAGCCGAACGTACAAAGGAAGTCACAATTGAAGGTGAGACGGATACCCGGACTTACACCTTGCCTTTGGCTGCTCGGATGCGCTTTGGTGAAGGCGACATGATTAACCGTGGTGATGCGATTAATGAAGGACCAATTGATCCAAAGGAATTATTGGCCGTAACAGATACGTTGACTGCTGAATCATACATGTTGTCAGAAATCCAAAAGGTTTATCGTTTGCAGGGAATTGAAGTTTCCGATAAGCACATCGAAGTGATGATTCGTCAGATGTTGCGTAAGGTACGTGTCATGGATCCAGGTCAGACGGATTTGTTGCCTGGAACTTTGATGGATATTGCGGACTTCAAGCGGGCTAACGAACCAGCTTTGTTTGCTGGTAAGGTTCCCGCAACTGCTCGTCCTGTTTTGCTTGGAATTACAAAGGCTGCCTTGGAGACTAACTCATTCTTGTCAGCCGCCTCATTCCAAGAAACAACGCGTGTCTTGACGGATGCTGCTATCCGTGGCAAGAACGATCCACTTGTCGGTTTGAAGGAAAATGTTATCATTGGTAAGATTATCCCTGCCGGTACCGGAATGGCTGAATATCGTAAGATTAAGCCAGAAGTTGTTGGTGAAGTTGTTGACCAACCCGAAGAAAAAGACATTCAATCTTTGGACCAGGTTGCCCAAACAATTGATGGTCAAGACTAA
- the rplJ gene encoding 50S ribosomal protein L10 produces MSEQAIAIKAQKVSEVADQFKAASAAVVVNPRGLTVAESTDLRSQLREEGVVLEVIKNKVLERAAKEAGFEELNDLFAGPSAVAFSNDDAVAPARILKKFADENDKLVIKGGVVDGSIAGVDEINKYASLPSHEGLLGQLMAEFQFPIRSFAYAVKALQEKKEAEEAAE; encoded by the coding sequence ATGAGTGAACAAGCTATTGCAATCAAAGCACAGAAGGTTTCAGAAGTTGCCGATCAATTTAAGGCTGCTTCAGCCGCTGTTGTTGTCAACCCACGTGGTTTGACTGTTGCCGAATCAACCGACTTGCGTTCACAGTTGCGTGAAGAAGGCGTTGTCTTGGAAGTTATCAAGAACAAGGTTTTGGAACGTGCTGCTAAGGAAGCTGGTTTCGAAGAACTGAACGATTTGTTTGCTGGCCCATCAGCCGTTGCCTTTTCAAACGACGATGCTGTTGCCCCAGCTCGCATTTTGAAGAAGTTTGCTGACGAAAATGACAAGCTCGTTATTAAGGGTGGTGTTGTTGACGGAAGTATTGCTGGTGTTGATGAAATCAACAAGTACGCTTCATTGCCTTCTCACGAAGGTTTGCTTGGTCAGTTGATGGCCGAATTCCAGTTCCCTATCCGTTCCTTCGCTTATGCTGTTAAGGCATTGCAGGAAAAGAAGGAAGCTGAAGAAGCTGCTGAATAA
- the tadA gene encoding tRNA adenosine(34) deaminase TadA, with product MAEIPTLSSEQVAYFMDIAIAEAKRAGEIGEVPIGAVIVKDGQVIATGSNRREIDQEASSHAELLAINRANQELGTWRLENTALFVTLEPCLMCAGAIINARIPLVYYGAQDQKAGAVSSLYNVFEDKRLNHQVKTYVGVKADQSKALLKAFFQEIRQKQKAKKRAAKTLKKLAESE from the coding sequence ATGGCTGAAATTCCAACTTTAAGCTCTGAACAAGTGGCTTATTTTATGGATATTGCCATAGCAGAGGCGAAACGGGCTGGTGAAATTGGTGAGGTACCGATTGGTGCTGTAATTGTCAAAGATGGACAGGTGATTGCGACCGGTTCAAACCGGCGGGAAATCGACCAAGAAGCCAGTAGCCATGCTGAATTATTGGCCATCAACCGGGCAAATCAGGAGCTCGGTACGTGGCGGCTCGAAAATACAGCACTTTTTGTGACCTTAGAGCCCTGCCTGATGTGCGCGGGAGCCATCATTAATGCTCGGATTCCATTGGTCTATTATGGTGCCCAGGATCAAAAGGCTGGTGCTGTATCATCTTTATATAATGTCTTCGAGGACAAGCGGTTAAACCATCAAGTAAAAACTTATGTTGGTGTGAAGGCTGATCAATCGAAGGCTTTATTGAAGGCCTTTTTTCAAGAAATTCGACAAAAGCAAAAAGCGAAAAAACGGGCTGCCAAAACATTGAAAAAGTTGGCTGAAAGTGAGTAA
- the rplA gene encoding 50S ribosomal protein L1, whose protein sequence is MTQKHGKKYLEAAAKVEAEKAYALADGISLLKEVSYAKFDASVEVTFKLNVDTRQADQQLRGAVVLPNGSGKDKTVVVFAQGDKAKEAEAAGADVVGAADLVQRIQDGWLDFDVAVATPDMMAQVGRVGRALGPKGLMPNPKTGTVTMDVTKAVSDAKGGQVTYRTDRDGNVAVTVGRVSFDDAKLAENIKSIAETVLKARPAAVKGTYVSNVALSSTMSPAVTLDLASL, encoded by the coding sequence ATGACACAAAAGCATGGTAAGAAGTATTTAGAAGCTGCTGCTAAGGTTGAAGCTGAAAAGGCTTACGCATTGGCAGACGGAATTTCTTTGTTAAAGGAAGTTTCATACGCAAAGTTCGACGCTTCAGTTGAAGTTACTTTTAAGTTGAACGTTGACACTCGTCAAGCTGATCAACAACTCCGTGGTGCTGTTGTTTTGCCTAACGGTTCTGGTAAGGACAAGACAGTTGTTGTCTTTGCTCAAGGCGACAAGGCAAAGGAAGCCGAAGCTGCCGGTGCTGACGTTGTTGGTGCTGCTGACTTGGTTCAACGCATCCAAGACGGTTGGTTAGACTTTGACGTTGCTGTGGCAACTCCTGACATGATGGCACAAGTTGGTCGCGTTGGTCGCGCATTGGGTCCTAAGGGATTGATGCCAAACCCAAAGACTGGAACTGTAACCATGGATGTTACCAAGGCTGTTTCAGATGCTAAGGGTGGTCAAGTGACTTATCGTACTGACCGTGACGGAAACGTTGCCGTTACTGTTGGTCGTGTATCATTTGACGATGCAAAGTTGGCTGAAAACATTAAGTCAATTGCTGAGACTGTTTTGAAGGCTCGTCCTGCAGCTGTTAAGGGAACTTACGTTTCAAACGTTGCTTTGTCTTCAACAATGAGTCCTGCAGTTACCTTGGACTTGGCTTCTCTTTAA
- the nusG gene encoding transcription termination/antitermination protein NusG, producing the protein MTEEIEKAWFVVHTYSGYEHKVQANLESRTQTMGMANQIFRILVPEQEVSTVQDGEVKTSIENDFPGYVLVEMATPQDGNMTDEAWYVVRNTPGVTGFLGSHGAGSKPNSLLPEEVELLMKRMGMTGQATVDLDIEVGQTIKIVAGPFNGMEGIVRAIDNEKQEVEATVEVFGRETPTELGFNDIDTNF; encoded by the coding sequence ATGACTGAAGAAATCGAAAAAGCTTGGTTCGTTGTCCACACATATTCAGGTTACGAACACAAGGTTCAAGCAAACTTGGAATCACGAACACAAACAATGGGAATGGCCAATCAAATTTTCCGGATTTTGGTGCCAGAACAAGAAGTTTCGACTGTTCAAGATGGTGAAGTGAAGACTTCCATCGAAAATGATTTCCCTGGCTATGTCTTGGTTGAAATGGCCACTCCACAAGATGGTAATATGACTGATGAAGCTTGGTATGTTGTTCGTAACACGCCAGGTGTTACCGGATTCTTGGGTTCTCACGGAGCCGGATCAAAGCCAAACTCTTTGTTGCCTGAAGAAGTTGAATTGTTGATGAAGCGCATGGGCATGACTGGTCAAGCCACTGTTGATTTGGATATCGAAGTTGGTCAAACAATCAAGATTGTTGCTGGTCCATTTAACGGGATGGAAGGAATTGTCCGTGCCATTGACAATGAAAAGCAAGAAGTTGAAGCAACAGTTGAGGTCTTTGGTCGTGAAACGCCAACAGAACTTGGCTTCAACGATATCGATACAAATTTTTAA
- a CDS encoding Mini-ribonuclease 3 produces MEQLDYKQMNGLSLAYIGDAIYELTVRNHLVAMGLTKVNDLQKKSRHYVSAKAHAALYQLMEDDQLLSENELTYFKRGRNAKSYTKAKNTNVVAYRISTGVEAMIGYLYLSNQEERLQTMMEWIFDQVESGRTNNV; encoded by the coding sequence ATGGAACAACTTGACTATAAACAGATGAATGGGCTGTCTTTAGCTTACATCGGTGATGCGATTTATGAATTAACAGTCCGCAATCACCTGGTTGCCATGGGATTAACGAAAGTGAACGACTTACAAAAAAAGTCACGGCACTATGTCTCGGCCAAAGCGCACGCCGCCTTGTACCAATTGATGGAAGATGATCAATTGCTCAGTGAGAATGAGTTAACTTATTTTAAGCGTGGTCGCAATGCCAAGTCATATACCAAGGCTAAAAATACCAATGTTGTGGCATACCGGATTTCAACTGGTGTGGAAGCAATGATTGGTTACTTGTACTTGTCTAATCAAGAAGAGCGTTTACAAACGATGATGGAATGGATTTTCGACCAAGTGGAAAGCGGGAGAACGAACAATGTCTAA
- the rplK gene encoding 50S ribosomal protein L11 encodes MAKKVINVVKLQIAAAKATPAPPVGPALGQAGINIAQFTKEFNARTADQAGSTIPVEISVFDDRSFEFVTKTPPAADQLRKIVGKGSGEPNRTKAGNVTLDQIRAIAENKMADLNANDVTAAMKMIEGTARSMGVTVDGVDLTVEGTAIKEDAE; translated from the coding sequence GTGGCTAAAAAAGTTATCAATGTTGTGAAACTGCAAATTGCCGCTGCCAAAGCAACTCCAGCTCCACCAGTTGGACCTGCCTTGGGACAAGCCGGTATTAACATCGCACAGTTCACTAAGGAATTTAACGCACGGACTGCTGACCAAGCTGGTTCAACAATCCCTGTCGAAATCTCAGTTTTCGATGATCGATCATTCGAATTCGTTACTAAGACTCCACCAGCAGCTGACCAATTGCGGAAGATTGTTGGTAAGGGTTCTGGTGAACCTAACCGTACTAAGGCCGGTAACGTAACCTTGGACCAAATTCGTGCAATTGCTGAAAACAAGATGGCAGATTTGAATGCCAACGACGTAACAGCAGCCATGAAGATGATCGAAGGAACAGCCCGTTCAATGGGTGTTACGGTCGACGGTGTGGACTTGACTGTTGAAGGAACAGCAATCAAGGAGGACGCAGAATAA
- the rlmB gene encoding 23S rRNA (guanosine(2251)-2'-O)-methyltransferase RlmB: MSNEQAPAFIYGHHAVVEALKQKTAINKLWLQPGLQPKVEREVSQLAKQQGIVIQQAPKAKLDELADGGNHQGLVLSVAAFTYASLDDLFDKAQSKNEDPFFLILDEIEDPHNLGSILRTADAAGVHGVIIPKRRAVQLTGTVAKSSTGAIEHVPVCRVTNLVQTVKTLKERGVWIFGTDMAGQDYRTWDAKGATALVIGNEGKGISPLLKKQVDGMLTIPMIGHVQSLNASVAASLLIYQGYSSRHPL, encoded by the coding sequence ATGTCTAATGAGCAAGCACCAGCCTTTATTTACGGTCACCATGCCGTTGTTGAGGCTTTAAAACAGAAAACAGCAATCAACAAGCTGTGGTTACAGCCTGGTTTGCAGCCAAAAGTAGAGCGGGAAGTGAGCCAATTAGCTAAGCAACAGGGCATTGTTATCCAACAAGCGCCCAAGGCAAAGCTGGATGAGTTAGCCGATGGGGGTAACCACCAGGGCTTGGTTTTGTCAGTGGCTGCCTTTACTTATGCTAGTCTAGATGACTTGTTTGACAAGGCTCAGAGTAAAAATGAGGATCCTTTTTTCCTGATTTTGGATGAAATTGAGGATCCCCATAACTTAGGATCAATTTTGCGAACGGCTGATGCTGCTGGTGTTCATGGTGTCATTATCCCCAAGCGTCGAGCAGTGCAACTGACGGGAACGGTGGCGAAAAGTTCTACAGGTGCAATTGAGCACGTCCCGGTTTGTCGCGTGACGAATTTGGTGCAAACAGTTAAGACATTGAAAGAACGTGGCGTTTGGATCTTTGGTACTGACATGGCCGGACAAGATTATCGGACATGGGATGCCAAAGGTGCTACGGCCCTGGTTATTGGAAATGAAGGGAAAGGAATTTCACCCTTACTGAAAAAACAGGTTGATGGTATGTTAACCATTCCAATGATTGGTCATGTTCAATCGTTGAATGCCAGTGTGGCTGCTAGTTTATTGATCTATCAAGGATATAGTTCAAGGCACCCTCTTTAA
- a CDS encoding RNA polymerase sigma factor, protein MERRPLREGSHEVLLAQQGDEEAFVTLYRRHVGMVWLVYGNYLTNVCRADDWEADALEAMLHCLRRYDVQKARAKFSTYLMAALRNRAIDYIRKQNTKQEQFNRAMTRFDASQDLPVVVAEPTGTPEQQCIARETLAEVLNFRKGEVANIISFLIGDGRILLQPHESSHQVTRVQYRLKQAYLRRLYE, encoded by the coding sequence ATGGAAAGAAGACCATTACGGGAAGGGAGCCACGAAGTGCTCCTAGCGCAACAGGGTGATGAAGAGGCTTTTGTGACCCTCTATCGTCGTCATGTGGGCATGGTATGGCTGGTCTACGGTAACTATTTGACGAATGTTTGTCGCGCAGATGATTGGGAAGCGGATGCTCTCGAAGCCATGTTGCACTGCCTAAGACGTTATGATGTGCAAAAGGCTCGGGCAAAGTTTTCAACATACTTAATGGCTGCTTTACGTAATCGGGCGATTGACTATATTCGGAAGCAAAATACAAAGCAGGAGCAGTTTAACCGTGCGATGACACGTTTTGATGCCAGCCAGGATTTGCCTGTTGTGGTTGCTGAACCGACGGGAACCCCGGAACAACAATGTATTGCCCGTGAAACTCTAGCGGAAGTTTTAAACTTTCGCAAAGGTGAAGTTGCTAATATTATTAGTTTTCTGATTGGTGATGGGCGAATTTTATTGCAACCACATGAATCGAGTCATCAAGTTACTAGGGTGCAATACCGGTTGAAGCAGGCTTATTTGCGGCGGCTCTATGAGTGA
- a CDS encoding class I SAM-dependent methyltransferase has product MTEKISGEQYFTAQPDAAHDYQDFDFELLGNNLHFTTDAGVFSKRTVDFGTRTMLAVAAKTDFPAGRILDLGTGYGPVGIAIAKALNKNVDMVDVNQRALDLAQKNANKNGVGSQVKVFQSNIYEGVQDQYALILVNPPIRAGKSVVTAMLQEAKNHLLPGGKLLAVLQKKQGAPSAQKNLEAVFDNVSIVGKNKGYYVLEAVHG; this is encoded by the coding sequence ATGACGGAAAAAATTTCAGGTGAACAATACTTTACGGCACAACCAGATGCAGCTCATGATTATCAAGATTTTGATTTTGAACTTTTAGGCAATAATTTGCATTTCACGACCGATGCTGGTGTTTTTTCCAAAAGAACGGTTGATTTTGGGACACGGACGATGCTTGCTGTCGCGGCCAAAACTGATTTTCCAGCTGGTCGTATCTTGGATTTGGGCACCGGTTACGGTCCAGTGGGGATTGCTATTGCTAAGGCGCTGAACAAAAATGTTGATATGGTCGACGTCAATCAGCGAGCCCTTGATTTGGCCCAAAAGAATGCCAACAAAAACGGAGTGGGTAGCCAGGTGAAAGTTTTTCAGTCCAATATTTATGAGGGTGTTCAGGATCAATATGCGTTAATTTTGGTCAATCCGCCAATTCGCGCTGGTAAGTCCGTGGTGACAGCAATGCTCCAGGAAGCCAAAAACCATCTACTACCAGGTGGTAAGCTCCTAGCCGTTTTGCAAAAAAAGCAGGGCGCACCATCTGCTCAAAAGAATCTCGAAGCTGTTTTTGATAACGTTTCGATTGTAGGTAAAAATAAGGGCTACTATGTCTTGGAGGCGGTGCATGGCTGA
- the rpmG gene encoding 50S ribosomal protein L33 translates to MPSQKASLACEVCGSRNYTVTLAKGRVERLSVKKFCPHCKKHTLHRETK, encoded by the coding sequence ATGCCAAGTCAAAAAGCATCATTGGCCTGTGAGGTCTGTGGATCAAGAAATTATACCGTTACCCTGGCAAAGGGGCGGGTAGAGCGCTTGAGCGTCAAAAAGTTTTGTCCCCATTGCAAAAAGCATACGCTCCACCGAGAAACAAAGTGA
- the rplL gene encoding 50S ribosomal protein L7/L12 encodes MAFDKDAIIASLKDATILDLADLVSAIEEEFDVSAAAPVAAAGAAGADGAAAKSDFDVELTSAGTAKVKVIKAVREATGLGLKEAKDMVDNAPSVIKEGVAEADANELKEALEAAGASVTLK; translated from the coding sequence ATGGCTTTTGATAAAGACGCGATTATCGCATCATTGAAGGATGCAACAATTTTGGACTTGGCTGACTTGGTTTCAGCTATCGAAGAAGAATTTGACGTTTCAGCTGCTGCTCCTGTAGCCGCTGCTGGTGCTGCTGGTGCCGACGGCGCAGCTGCTAAGTCAGACTTCGACGTAGAATTGACTTCAGCAGGTACTGCTAAGGTTAAGGTTATCAAGGCAGTTCGTGAAGCTACTGGTCTTGGCTTGAAGGAAGCTAAGGACATGGTTGACAACGCACCTTCTGTTATTAAGGAAGGCGTTGCTGAAGCCGATGCTAACGAATTGAAGGAAGCTTTGGAAGCAGCTGGCGCATCAGTTACTTTGAAGTAA
- the secE gene encoding preprotein translocase subunit SecE, which translates to MITYFKNVAAEMRKVSWLSMEQTTKETVAVISISIVFAVIIGASDWLLQQGVNLFLAR; encoded by the coding sequence ATGATTACATACTTTAAAAATGTCGCTGCAGAAATGCGCAAAGTTTCTTGGTTGTCAATGGAACAAACAACAAAAGAAACGGTTGCTGTTATTAGTATCTCAATCGTTTTTGCCGTCATTATTGGTGCATCAGATTGGCTTTTGCAACAAGGTGTTAATTTGTTCTTGGCACGATAA